In Rhodothermus marinus DSM 4252, a single genomic region encodes these proteins:
- a CDS encoding thioredoxin family protein, with translation MMRLHTRLWLVGLLGLAFMLPGPEKELEIGAKAPLVDLKMRDVSGKMLSLKDVAGENGLLVIFSCNTCPWVAAWEDRYLIVAQKAKELGIGMIAVNPNEAYRDRGDGFEDMQRRAKEKGYTFPYVLDEGSKLADAFGATRTPHVFLFNKDLVLVYRGAIDDNARNPEAVKHHYLLDAMEALAAGKPIPVATTRSIGCTIKRVES, from the coding sequence ATGATGCGCCTGCACACACGGTTATGGCTGGTCGGTCTGCTCGGACTGGCCTTTATGCTGCCCGGACCTGAGAAGGAGCTGGAGATCGGTGCCAAAGCCCCGCTGGTCGATCTGAAGATGCGCGACGTCTCGGGGAAGATGCTTTCCCTGAAAGACGTGGCCGGAGAGAACGGATTGCTGGTGATCTTTTCGTGCAACACCTGTCCCTGGGTGGCCGCCTGGGAAGATCGCTATCTGATCGTCGCACAGAAGGCAAAAGAACTGGGAATCGGCATGATCGCCGTGAATCCTAACGAAGCCTATCGGGATCGCGGCGACGGCTTCGAGGACATGCAGCGACGGGCAAAGGAAAAAGGCTACACCTTCCCTTACGTGCTGGATGAAGGCTCAAAGCTGGCCGACGCCTTCGGGGCGACACGCACGCCGCACGTGTTTCTGTTCAACAAAGACCTGGTGCTGGTCTATCGCGGCGCCATCGACGACAATGCGCGCAACCCTGAGGCCGTGAAGCATCATTATCTGCTGGACGCCATGGAGGCGCTGGCGGCCGGCAAACCCATTCCGGTGGCCACCACGCGCTCGATCGGTTGCACCATCAAGCGCGTGGAAAGCTGA
- a CDS encoding NUDIX hydrolase, whose protein sequence is MRIQTVSPLLLPREAAQVFVACASEEDLELPEGTLLWETPEQAAATCPEGKLWVVAVPPGGAVRNGESWQLQRSLPVSAVRNRSPYRPPITVPAAGGVVVRSAEAPEVLLIHRRGHWDLPKGKCDPGESPEACARREVSEELGISPEALRLRKPLGRTIHAYPLDGHYAVKPTWWFLMETTATTFTPQAAEDIREVCWFPLEEACRRVRYPTLQALLQHLAELAGSGLL, encoded by the coding sequence ATGCGCATACAGACGGTGTCGCCTTTACTGCTGCCCCGCGAAGCGGCTCAGGTTTTTGTAGCCTGCGCTTCGGAAGAAGATCTGGAGCTGCCTGAGGGCACCCTGCTCTGGGAGACGCCGGAGCAGGCTGCCGCGACATGCCCGGAAGGAAAACTATGGGTAGTGGCGGTGCCGCCCGGCGGAGCCGTGCGCAATGGCGAAAGCTGGCAGCTGCAGCGCTCGTTGCCGGTCTCGGCCGTTCGTAACCGATCGCCCTACCGTCCCCCGATCACCGTACCGGCCGCGGGCGGCGTCGTGGTGCGGAGCGCGGAGGCTCCCGAGGTGTTGCTCATCCACCGGCGGGGGCACTGGGATCTACCCAAGGGCAAGTGTGATCCGGGCGAGTCGCCGGAGGCCTGCGCCCGTCGGGAGGTGAGCGAGGAGCTGGGCATATCTCCCGAGGCTCTGCGTCTCCGAAAGCCGCTGGGACGCACGATCCACGCCTACCCGCTCGACGGCCACTATGCCGTCAAGCCTACCTGGTGGTTTCTGATGGAGACCACAGCCACGACGTTTACCCCCCAGGCCGCCGAGGACATCCGGGAGGTGTGCTGGTTTCCGCTCGAGGAAGCCTGTCGCCGCGTGCGCTATCCAACCCTGCAGGCGCTGCTGCAGCACCTGGCCGAGCTCGCCGGTTCAGGGCTGCTGTGA
- a CDS encoding cupin domain-containing protein, with translation MQLPETILGGLAPEEFLANYWQKRPLLIRQALPGFRSPITPEELAGLACEEGVTARLILEKGGAYPWEVRYGPFEPEDFVALPPTHWTLLVQEVDRLVPEVAALLETVRFVPNWRLDDIMVSYAPEGGTVGAHIDNYDVFLVQAWGRRRWQINHRPVEREELVPGLEVRLLAHFEPDAEWILEPGDVLYLPPRIPHYGVALEDCMTFSIGFRAPDQAELAEAMPRMAAWLDGGRRYADPDLTPADEPGEITPEALDQIQALLRALIDDRERLARWFGCIITEPRRGLPPEPPGRPLSAKQLHRRLQQGATLRRNAIPELAYVRHADGSATLFASGEAYELSPELADVAPLLTGRRPLTAETLRPWLERDDFLELLQTLIHSGILSLIPARKR, from the coding sequence ATGCAGCTTCCCGAGACAATCCTGGGTGGCCTGGCGCCTGAAGAATTCCTGGCGAACTACTGGCAGAAGCGACCGCTTTTGATCCGGCAGGCGCTGCCGGGCTTTCGGTCGCCCATCACGCCCGAGGAGCTGGCCGGGCTGGCCTGTGAGGAAGGGGTGACGGCCCGGCTGATTCTGGAAAAAGGCGGGGCCTATCCCTGGGAGGTGCGCTACGGGCCCTTCGAGCCTGAGGATTTTGTCGCGCTGCCGCCCACGCACTGGACGCTGCTGGTGCAGGAGGTCGATCGGCTGGTGCCGGAGGTGGCCGCGCTGCTCGAAACGGTACGCTTCGTTCCCAACTGGCGTCTGGACGACATCATGGTCAGCTACGCGCCCGAGGGCGGAACGGTCGGGGCGCATATCGACAACTACGACGTGTTTCTGGTGCAGGCCTGGGGGCGTCGTCGCTGGCAGATCAACCATCGGCCTGTCGAGCGTGAGGAACTGGTGCCGGGACTGGAGGTGCGTCTGCTGGCCCACTTCGAGCCTGATGCCGAATGGATTCTGGAGCCCGGCGACGTGCTCTACCTGCCGCCCCGCATCCCGCACTACGGCGTGGCGCTGGAGGACTGCATGACGTTCTCGATCGGCTTTCGGGCGCCCGATCAGGCCGAACTGGCCGAAGCCATGCCCCGCATGGCTGCCTGGCTGGACGGCGGACGGCGTTATGCCGATCCCGATCTGACGCCCGCCGATGAACCCGGCGAGATCACACCGGAAGCGCTCGATCAGATTCAGGCGTTGCTCCGGGCGCTGATCGACGACCGGGAACGGCTGGCCCGCTGGTTCGGCTGCATCATCACCGAGCCGCGGCGGGGGCTGCCGCCGGAGCCGCCCGGGCGGCCGCTTTCCGCAAAGCAGCTCCATCGACGCCTGCAGCAGGGAGCGACGCTTCGGCGCAACGCGATCCCGGAGCTGGCCTACGTGCGCCACGCGGACGGATCGGCCACGTTGTTCGCTTCGGGCGAGGCCTACGAACTGTCGCCCGAACTGGCCGACGTGGCTCCGCTGCTGACCGGTCGCCGACCGCTGACGGCCGAGACGCTCCGCCCCTGGCTCGAGCGGGACGACTTTCTGGAACTCCTGCAGACGCTCATCCATTCCGGCATCCTGTCGCTGATACCAGCCCGCAAACGCTGA
- a CDS encoding NUDIX hydrolase, translated as MPGPWKCLHREVLADYKVFRIWREQVQPPRAPRPYDFYLLEAIDWVNVIPITPDGKVVFVRQYRYGTREVSLEIPGGAVDPDDPSPLEAARRELREETGYEAERLVYLGAVAPNPAILTNRCHTFLAENVRPVGPQQLDDAEEIEVVLLDPAEIPERIRRGEINHALVVAAFYLYEHRDEGQP; from the coding sequence ATGCCCGGTCCCTGGAAGTGTCTGCACCGCGAGGTGCTGGCCGATTACAAGGTGTTTCGCATCTGGCGCGAACAGGTGCAGCCGCCTCGCGCGCCGCGTCCGTACGACTTCTACCTGCTGGAGGCCATCGACTGGGTCAACGTGATTCCGATCACGCCGGACGGTAAAGTGGTGTTCGTGCGCCAGTACCGCTACGGCACCCGGGAGGTCTCGCTGGAGATTCCGGGCGGGGCGGTGGATCCGGACGATCCATCGCCGCTGGAAGCTGCCCGGCGCGAGTTGCGCGAAGAGACCGGCTACGAGGCCGAACGCCTTGTCTATCTGGGCGCGGTGGCCCCCAACCCGGCCATTCTGACGAACCGCTGCCACACGTTTCTGGCCGAAAACGTCCGGCCGGTCGGTCCCCAGCAGCTCGACGACGCCGAGGAGATCGAGGTCGTGCTGCTCGATCCGGCCGAAATTCCGGAGCGCATTCGCCGGGGCGAGATCAACCACGCGCTGGTGGTGGCCGCCTTCTACCTGTATGAACACCGGGACGAGGGGCAGCCATGA
- a CDS encoding ion transporter, with translation MNRSIRRRHPLRDRLHEIIFESDTPAGKAFDVALIAVILLSVVAVMLESVEPIRARWGAALRIAEWVFTVLFSIEYVLRLYCVDRPLRYARSFFGMVDLLAVLPTYLSVLLPGAQYLLVIRLLRVLRVFRVLKLVTYLNEAAQLMEALRASRRKITVFVFTVLTLVVILGSLMYLIEGPANGFTSIPRSVYWAIVTLTTVGYGDIAPKTTLGQALAAIIMVIGYGIIAVPTGIVTVELSRVERRVSGQACPGCGAEGHDPDARFCKYCGSAL, from the coding sequence ATGAATCGGTCGATACGGCGACGGCACCCGCTACGCGATCGACTGCACGAAATCATCTTCGAGTCGGATACGCCGGCCGGCAAGGCGTTCGACGTGGCGCTCATTGCGGTCATCCTGCTGAGCGTGGTGGCCGTGATGCTGGAGAGCGTCGAGCCGATCCGCGCACGGTGGGGCGCGGCCCTGAGGATTGCCGAATGGGTCTTCACCGTGCTGTTCAGCATTGAGTACGTGCTGCGCCTTTACTGTGTGGATCGGCCGCTTCGCTACGCACGTAGCTTCTTTGGCATGGTGGATCTGCTGGCCGTGCTGCCCACCTACCTGAGCGTTCTGCTGCCCGGCGCGCAATACCTGCTGGTGATTCGGCTGCTCCGTGTGCTTCGCGTATTTCGTGTGTTGAAGCTGGTCACCTATCTGAACGAGGCAGCGCAGCTCATGGAAGCACTGCGGGCCAGTCGCCGCAAGATTACCGTGTTCGTGTTTACCGTGCTGACGCTGGTGGTCATTCTGGGCTCGCTCATGTACCTGATCGAAGGGCCTGCAAACGGTTTTACCAGCATTCCGCGCAGTGTGTACTGGGCCATCGTCACGCTCACCACTGTCGGCTACGGCGACATTGCCCCGAAGACAACACTGGGACAGGCGCTGGCCGCGATCATCATGGTGATCGGCTACGGCATCATTGCCGTACCGACCGGCATCGTGACGGTCGAACTGTCGCGTGTGGAGCGGCGCGTGTCCGGACAGGCCTGTCCGGGGTGTGGCGCCGAAGGGCACGATCCGGATGCCCGGTTCTGCAAGTACTGTGGGAGCGCGCTATGA
- a CDS encoding uracil-DNA glycosylase gives MSQVLIEPFRKVWAAFERRLFPVPSSDRLFNLYRDRHPELDRPEAPAIRRRNLWRYLAAYETPPTVFLLAEAPGPWGCRFSGVPLTSEAQLLDPDFPLAGEASGRAERPHREYSARIYWRVMRPYFPRFFTWSTVPLHPHRPGVPLSIRTPTQREVRDWLPLVADLIEALKPAQVIAIGRKAEFALQSLGIPCTYVRHPSQGGARLFEAGVRALLGDP, from the coding sequence ATGAGTCAGGTGTTGATCGAACCGTTTCGCAAGGTCTGGGCGGCATTCGAGCGTCGGCTGTTTCCGGTCCCTTCGAGCGATCGGTTGTTCAATCTGTACCGCGATCGGCATCCCGAGCTGGATCGGCCCGAAGCACCGGCCATCCGGCGGCGCAACCTGTGGCGCTATCTGGCCGCCTACGAGACGCCGCCGACCGTTTTTCTGCTGGCCGAGGCGCCGGGACCCTGGGGCTGTCGGTTCTCCGGCGTGCCGCTCACGAGCGAGGCGCAGCTGCTGGATCCCGATTTTCCGCTTGCGGGCGAGGCGTCCGGACGGGCCGAGCGCCCGCACCGCGAGTACAGCGCCCGCATCTACTGGCGCGTCATGCGGCCGTACTTCCCGCGCTTTTTCACCTGGAGTACCGTGCCGCTGCATCCCCACCGGCCCGGGGTGCCGCTGTCGATTCGCACGCCCACGCAGCGCGAGGTGCGCGACTGGCTGCCGCTGGTGGCCGATCTGATCGAAGCGCTGAAGCCCGCGCAGGTAATCGCCATCGGTCGAAAAGCCGAGTTTGCGCTGCAGTCGCTGGGCATTCCCTGCACGTACGTCCGCCATCCGTCGCAGGGCGGCGCCCGCCTGTTCGAAGCCGGCGTGCGGGCCCTGCTGGGCGATCCGTGA
- a CDS encoding MmgE/PrpD family protein — translation MQKHIVRVYSSKEHLPREEQLAWKLARVATDEAPIDEEAAAMVINRIIDNAAVAVAALNRRPVANARTQALAHPNPEGATLFGLPSTQRFSCEWAAWANGVAVRELDFHDTFLAADYSHPADNIPPILAVAQQTGRSGADVLRGILAAYEVHISLVKSICLHKHKKDHIAHLAPAATVGIGALLGLPTEIIYQAVQQAVHVSFQTRQSRKGEISSWKAYAPAFAGKQAVEAIDRAMRGETSPSPIYEGEDSVIAWMLDGPDAVYEVWLPEPGEPRRQILESYTKEHSAEYQAQALIDLAFRMREKIDDFEKIKEIVIYTSHHTHYVIGSGSGDPQKYDPNASRETLDHSIMYIFAVALQDGTWHHERSYAPERARRPDTVRLWRKIRTVEDPEWTARYHHPDPSKKAFGGRVEITFEDGSKLVDEIDVANAHPNGARPFRRPDYIRKFDTLTEEIIDRAERDRFLGLVERLPELTPEEVLELNVVVPRDWLTHAERDRRGIF, via the coding sequence ATGCAGAAGCATATTGTTCGCGTCTATTCCTCGAAGGAGCATCTGCCGCGCGAGGAGCAACTGGCCTGGAAGCTGGCCCGGGTGGCCACCGACGAGGCGCCCATCGACGAAGAGGCCGCCGCAATGGTGATCAACCGGATCATCGACAACGCGGCGGTGGCCGTGGCTGCGTTGAACCGGCGGCCGGTCGCCAACGCCCGCACGCAGGCGCTGGCGCATCCCAATCCCGAAGGCGCCACGCTCTTCGGGCTGCCTTCGACGCAGCGTTTCAGTTGCGAGTGGGCCGCCTGGGCCAACGGTGTGGCCGTGCGCGAGCTGGACTTCCACGATACGTTCCTGGCCGCCGACTACTCCCATCCGGCCGACAACATCCCGCCCATTCTGGCCGTGGCGCAGCAGACCGGACGCAGCGGGGCCGACGTGCTCCGAGGCATCCTGGCGGCCTACGAAGTGCACATCAGCCTGGTGAAGTCCATCTGCCTGCACAAACACAAGAAAGACCACATCGCGCACCTGGCGCCGGCGGCCACCGTGGGCATCGGTGCGCTGCTCGGGCTTCCCACCGAGATCATCTACCAGGCGGTGCAGCAGGCCGTGCACGTGTCGTTCCAGACCCGCCAGTCGCGTAAAGGGGAAATCTCGAGCTGGAAGGCCTACGCACCGGCCTTTGCGGGCAAGCAGGCCGTGGAAGCGATCGACCGGGCCATGCGTGGCGAGACGTCGCCTTCGCCGATCTACGAGGGCGAAGACAGCGTGATCGCCTGGATGCTCGACGGCCCCGACGCCGTCTATGAGGTCTGGCTGCCCGAGCCGGGCGAGCCGCGCCGCCAGATTCTGGAATCCTACACGAAGGAGCACTCCGCCGAGTACCAGGCGCAGGCGCTGATCGACCTGGCCTTCCGCATGCGGGAGAAAATCGACGACTTCGAGAAGATCAAGGAAATCGTCATCTACACGAGCCACCACACGCACTACGTGATCGGCTCCGGCTCGGGCGATCCGCAGAAGTACGATCCGAACGCCAGCCGCGAGACGCTCGACCACAGCATCATGTACATCTTCGCCGTGGCGCTGCAGGACGGCACCTGGCACCATGAGCGCAGCTACGCGCCCGAGCGGGCCCGGCGACCCGACACGGTGCGGCTCTGGCGGAAGATCCGGACCGTCGAGGATCCGGAATGGACGGCCCGCTATCACCACCCGGATCCGTCGAAAAAAGCCTTTGGCGGGCGTGTGGAAATCACTTTCGAAGACGGGAGCAAGCTGGTCGACGAGATCGACGTGGCCAATGCGCACCCGAACGGCGCGCGGCCGTTCCGTCGTCCGGACTACATCCGCAAGTTCGACACGCTCACCGAAGAGATCATCGACCGCGCCGAGCGCGACCGCTTCCTGGGACTGGTCGAGCGCCTGCCCGAGCTGACGCCTGAAGAAGTGCTGGAGCTGAACGTCGTCGTACCCCGCGACTGGCTCACGCACGCCGAACGCGACCGCCGGGGCATTTTCTGA
- a CDS encoding DUF2357 domain-containing protein codes for MRYFTIETDHVRLTWEGPLRQPSAFPLTVEVRALDTGAEPTLHYAAEAPGLIEQTRYRLLLESRDGRPVALRHANPALLRDLHALEGGRIWHGSLHFGTYAGHTAFIVWHDDRPHLRLELEIFPTRLAYRADYEAMLADLETWTVEPALRFGSGVRQPGRVLAGPPDELPGWIARLAAVLDALEVAFRRIAHRPLTEVRMSRCWQPLEAVRRPDAALRRAMQTGGGQGPEVHLAGVRTHRLHRAPRAVLTTDTPEHRWLAWQLDHTLRQVQRLADRLARPDAFARTRRQALMELATRLENLQQRLPATTLPPIPPSPTPRLLRAEGYRQAYRIFQWLRRRLSLLGGLLSFEVGQIHTLYEYWCYLTLVRLLSRMTGRSLPPHRLFTLSDDGLQLRPVRGRPLSFPLSDGGRLRLVYNPRWSARALLVPQQPDLLLSRFRPGVPPVHYVLDAKYRLDASPAYVRRYGVPGPPTDALNDLHRYRDALSSYFTRQGKGTVAQALALYPYRDGEAGCFAKSRLARALAEDGVGALPLLPGATEHLEHWLQQVLA; via the coding sequence ATGCGTTACTTCACGATCGAAACCGACCACGTGCGGCTCACCTGGGAAGGCCCACTCCGGCAACCTTCCGCTTTTCCACTGACCGTGGAAGTCCGGGCACTCGATACAGGCGCGGAGCCGACGCTGCACTACGCCGCCGAGGCCCCGGGTCTGATCGAACAGACGCGTTACCGGCTGCTGCTGGAAAGCCGCGACGGTCGGCCTGTCGCCCTGCGCCATGCCAACCCGGCGTTGCTTCGCGACCTGCACGCGCTCGAAGGGGGGCGAATCTGGCATGGATCGCTGCACTTCGGCACGTACGCGGGACACACCGCCTTCATCGTGTGGCACGACGATCGCCCACACCTCCGGCTGGAGCTGGAGATCTTCCCCACCCGCCTGGCCTACCGGGCCGACTATGAGGCCATGCTGGCCGATCTGGAGACGTGGACCGTCGAGCCGGCGCTGCGCTTCGGGTCCGGTGTCCGGCAACCCGGTCGGGTGCTGGCCGGACCGCCCGATGAACTTCCGGGCTGGATCGCCCGCCTGGCGGCCGTGCTCGACGCGCTGGAGGTCGCCTTCCGGCGCATCGCACACCGACCGTTGACCGAGGTGCGGATGTCCCGCTGCTGGCAACCCCTGGAGGCGGTGCGGCGGCCGGATGCCGCGCTGCGACGGGCGATGCAGACCGGCGGCGGTCAGGGACCGGAGGTGCATCTGGCGGGGGTTCGCACCCACCGCCTGCACCGGGCACCCCGGGCCGTCTTAACCACCGACACGCCGGAGCACCGGTGGCTGGCCTGGCAACTCGACCACACGCTCCGGCAGGTGCAACGGTTGGCCGATCGGTTGGCACGCCCGGACGCCTTCGCCCGGACGCGCCGGCAGGCGCTCATGGAGCTGGCCACCCGGCTGGAAAACCTGCAACAACGGCTTCCTGCGACGACCCTCCCGCCGATTCCACCGTCCCCCACGCCCCGCCTGCTTCGCGCCGAAGGCTACCGTCAGGCCTATCGGATCTTTCAGTGGCTCCGCCGGCGCCTGTCGCTGCTCGGCGGACTGCTTTCGTTCGAGGTCGGACAGATCCACACGCTCTACGAGTACTGGTGCTACCTGACGCTGGTCCGGTTGCTGAGTCGGATGACCGGCCGGTCGCTTCCGCCGCACCGGCTGTTCACGCTGTCGGACGACGGGCTGCAGCTTCGCCCGGTGCGCGGCCGTCCGCTGTCGTTTCCTCTTTCGGACGGCGGACGCCTTCGTCTTGTGTACAACCCGCGCTGGAGCGCCCGCGCTTTGCTTGTCCCCCAGCAACCCGACCTGCTGCTCTCCCGCTTTCGGCCCGGCGTCCCGCCCGTCCACTACGTGCTCGACGCAAAGTATCGGCTCGACGCCTCGCCGGCTTACGTACGTCGCTACGGGGTGCCCGGCCCACCGACGGACGCGCTGAACGACCTGCATCGCTACCGCGACGCGCTCTCGAGTTACTTCACCCGCCAGGGCAAGGGCACGGTAGCCCAGGCGCTGGCCCTCTACCCGTACCGCGACGGCGAAGCCGGCTGCTTCGCCAAAAGCCGTCTGGCCCGCGCCCTTGCCGAAGACGGCGTCGGCGCCCTCCCCCTTCTCCCCGGCGCCACCGAACACCTGGAGCACTGGCTGCAGCAAGTGCTTGCATAG
- a CDS encoding McrB family protein gives MAETPTTYRPREGRAWLWAIPPQHYPAFLQTGTFAVHRVGRAALHRLRPGDRIFAYLSGSKVLVGMFEVTGEPFEDHTPLVPGVAYPHRVRVRPLVVLSEEAWVPFEAFADKLEVVRNYPDFRSVVQQVLHPLPRVDEKVLEFLIRARAADLERAMSALEELRRLRAERPAPVVRERRVRYRAEAFDRAAALETLLGYLEGRGFVYAPWIVAAYVAAVRTKPLVILAGPTGTGKSKLPLLVAEATGSAAQLIPVRPDWADSAELLGYVDLQGRFRPGTLLRLMREAQQQPDRFFVGVLDEMNLARPEQYLAEALSRIEDRRPLPEGGWTTEPLLQLSLAPADQGWARVAWTANFALVGTVNVDETTHGFSRKVIDRAFTLELTEIDLAATPASSAVEPEPWPVTAWWPRALRLAELPTPSDAERRQLDRVLETLQTLNRWLQPAGFPVAYRTRDEVALFVLHAAEMPEAFRTRTGEPVDPLDLAFWMKVLPRLQGSSPPLRRALRALLGWAVTGAPTERDDELRALLDTWTAAGYPDRWPEAAFPMTAARLAHMWLRLESEGFASFWE, from the coding sequence ATGGCAGAAACGCCCACCACATATCGCCCGCGCGAGGGACGCGCCTGGCTCTGGGCCATCCCGCCCCAGCACTACCCGGCCTTTCTGCAGACGGGCACCTTTGCCGTGCACCGGGTGGGCCGGGCCGCGCTCCATCGCCTGCGTCCGGGCGATCGGATCTTCGCCTACCTGTCGGGCTCCAAGGTGCTCGTGGGAATGTTCGAGGTAACGGGCGAGCCCTTCGAAGACCACACGCCGCTGGTGCCGGGCGTGGCCTATCCGCACCGCGTGCGCGTGCGGCCGCTGGTGGTGCTCTCCGAAGAAGCCTGGGTGCCGTTCGAGGCGTTCGCCGACAAGCTGGAGGTCGTGCGCAACTATCCCGACTTTCGGTCGGTCGTGCAACAGGTGCTGCACCCGCTTCCGCGCGTGGACGAAAAAGTGCTGGAGTTTCTGATCCGGGCGCGGGCGGCCGACCTGGAGCGGGCCATGTCGGCCCTGGAAGAATTGCGCCGGCTCAGGGCCGAGCGACCGGCACCGGTCGTGCGCGAGCGGCGCGTCCGCTACCGCGCCGAAGCGTTCGACCGGGCCGCCGCGCTCGAAACGCTCCTGGGTTACCTGGAAGGCCGGGGATTCGTCTATGCGCCCTGGATCGTGGCGGCCTACGTGGCGGCCGTGCGCACCAAACCGCTGGTCATCCTGGCGGGACCTACCGGCACGGGCAAGTCGAAGCTCCCGCTGCTGGTGGCTGAGGCGACCGGCAGCGCGGCCCAGCTCATCCCCGTGCGCCCCGACTGGGCCGACAGCGCCGAACTGCTGGGCTACGTGGACCTGCAGGGCCGCTTCCGTCCCGGCACGCTGCTTCGCCTCATGCGCGAGGCACAGCAGCAACCCGATCGGTTCTTTGTGGGTGTGCTGGACGAGATGAATCTGGCGCGACCGGAGCAGTACCTGGCCGAAGCGCTCAGCCGCATTGAAGATCGTCGCCCGCTTCCTGAAGGCGGCTGGACCACCGAACCCCTGCTGCAACTGTCGCTCGCTCCGGCCGATCAGGGCTGGGCCCGCGTGGCCTGGACGGCCAACTTCGCGCTGGTGGGCACGGTGAACGTGGACGAAACCACCCACGGCTTCAGTCGCAAGGTGATCGACCGCGCCTTCACGCTGGAGCTGACGGAGATCGACCTGGCGGCCACGCCCGCTTCCTCGGCGGTCGAGCCCGAGCCCTGGCCGGTGACGGCCTGGTGGCCCCGCGCGCTGCGCCTGGCCGAGCTACCGACGCCATCCGACGCGGAGCGCCGGCAACTGGACCGCGTGCTGGAAACGCTCCAGACGCTCAACCGATGGCTGCAGCCCGCCGGCTTCCCGGTGGCCTACCGCACGCGCGACGAGGTGGCGCTGTTCGTGCTCCACGCCGCCGAAATGCCCGAAGCGTTCCGAACGCGCACCGGCGAACCGGTCGATCCGCTGGACCTGGCGTTCTGGATGAAGGTGCTCCCCCGCCTGCAGGGCAGCTCGCCCCCGCTACGCCGGGCCCTCCGGGCCCTGCTGGGCTGGGCCGTCACCGGCGCCCCGACCGAACGCGACGACGAACTGCGCGCGCTGCTCGACACCTGGACGGCGGCGGGCTACCCGGACCGCTGGCCGGAAGCCGCCTTTCCCATGACGGCCGCCCGCCTGGCGCACATGTGGCTTCGGCTCGAAAGCGAAGGCTTCGCTTCGTTCTGGGAGTGA